From the Anaeromyxobacter dehalogenans 2CP-1 genome, the window CGGCGACGAGGAGGCCATGCCCTACGACGAGGACTTCGTCCGCGCGCTGGAGCACGGCATGCCGCCCACCGCGGGCGAGGGGATCGGCATCGATCGCCTGGCCATGCTCTTCACCGACTCGGCGTCCATCCGCGACGTGATCCTGTTCCCGCTGCTGAAGTCCCGCGACTGACCTTGTCCGATCCCGTCCCGCACCGGCCCGGCTCCGAGCCCGGCCCCCGCCCGGCGGCCGCGCCCGGCGCCGCCTCCCGCGACGGCGCCGCCCACCCGGTGCCGCCGGTCTTCTCCTTCGCCGCGTTCGCGCTGGTGCTGGCGGGCGTGTTCGGCGCCGCCGCGGTGGCGCCGGTGGCGCACGCCTTCTTCGGCGACCGGCTGGGCCTCCCCACGCCGCTCGCCAGCGGCCTCGCCGCGCTCGCCGGCGCCGCGCTCGGCGGCGCGTTCGGCGCCGCGGCCGCGCGGGTGGGCCGGCGCCTCGCGTTCTACGAGCTCTCCGCCGCCACGCTGCTGTGGACCGCGGTGGTCGCGGTGCTGGTGGGCGTGCTGCCGCCGGGCGTCCGCGGCGCGGTGGGCGCGATCCAGGCGCTCGAGGCCCAGGGCACGCTGGTGGTGGTGCTCGGGCTGCTCGGGGCCGGCCTGCTCTCGGCGGTGGCGGTGTTCGCGGGGGCGAGCCTCGCGTACCTGCTGGCGGGCGCCGGCCGCGTGGACGCCTCGCTCTCCTACGAGCTGTTCGTGGCGCGCAGCCACCTGAAGCTCTCGCCGAAGGCGCTGGCGGCGCTGTTCGCGGTGGTGGTGACCGGGCTGCTCCCGGGCCTGCTCCTCGCGCTCGCGTGGTCGCTCGTCCGCGACGCCCGGGAGCGGCGCGCCTACCGCCGCGGCGAGCTGTTCCACCGCCCGCGCATGCCGGCCACGCTGCTCATGACGCTCATCTCGATCGGCGGCGTCGCCATCGGCGTGTGGGCGCTCACGGTGGTGCTGTCGGTGATGAGCGGCTTCGAGGCCGACCTGAAGAAGAAGATCCTGGGCCACACCGCGCACGGCATGGTGCTGAGCTACGGGCAGGACGACTTCGGCGACTGGCGCCGCATCCGCGAGACGGTGCTGGGGGTGCGTGGCGTCGAGGCGGCCACGCCGTTCCTCTACAACGAGGTGATGCTCTCCACCGGCCAGAACCTGACCGGCGCGATCCTGAAGGGCATCGACGTGAAGACGATCGGGTCGGTCACCGACCTGCCCGCGAGCGTGCAGGACGGCCGGCTGGAGTGGCTGGAGGCGCCGGCGGAGATCCCGCTGCCCCGCGAGGGCGGGAACGGCGACGCCGGGGCCGCGCCGGAGCGGCCGCGCCCCGGCCGGCCGCTGCCCGGGATCGTGATCGGGCGCGAGCTGGCGCACGCGCTCCGGGTCTTCGTGGGCGACCAGGTGAACCTGGTCTCGCCGTTCGGCGACCTCGGCCCCGGCGGGCCGCAGCCGAAGAGCCGGCCGTTCCGCGTGGCGGCGGTGTTCTACAGCGGCATGTACGAGTACGACTCGAAGTTCGCGTACATCTCGCTGCCCGAGGCGCAGCGGTTCTTCGGCGTGGA encodes:
- a CDS encoding ABC transporter permease, with protein sequence MSDPVPHRPGSEPGPRPAAAPGAASRDGAAHPVPPVFSFAAFALVLAGVFGAAAVAPVAHAFFGDRLGLPTPLASGLAALAGAALGGAFGAAAARVGRRLAFYELSAATLLWTAVVAVLVGVLPPGVRGAVGAIQALEAQGTLVVVLGLLGAGLLSAVAVFAGASLAYLLAGAGRVDASLSYELFVARSHLKLSPKALAALFAVVVTGLLPGLLLALAWSLVRDARERRAYRRGELFHRPRMPATLLMTLISIGGVAIGVWALTVVLSVMSGFEADLKKKILGHTAHGMVLSYGQDDFGDWRRIRETVLGVRGVEAATPFLYNEVMLSTGQNLTGAILKGIDVKTIGSVTDLPASVQDGRLEWLEAPAEIPLPREGGNGDAGAAPERPRPGRPLPGIVIGRELAHALRVFVGDQVNLVSPFGDLGPGGPQPKSRPFRVAAVFYSGMYEYDSKFAYISLPEAQRFFGVETVTGLEVKVRDADAARSVMGRVVFALGGWPYRAKDWGELNRSLFSALQMEKVVMAVILGFIVLVASFIIVATLIMQVLEKRREIAVLKSMGAGVPSVMKIFVVEGVVIGAVGTLFGLLLGLGTCLLIDKVGIPLDPGVYYISNLPVLLDGAQFTLVGLAALALSYLATIYPATKAARLHPVDGLRDE